The Alysiella filiformis sequence ACTCTGGCATCGTGTTGAGCGCGTTGGGCATTCCTGTGTCCATGTTTACCGTGATTTTTGCCTTGTCGCGCACGGTGGGCTGGATTTCTCATTGGAATGAAATGATTAGCGACCCGAACCAAAAAATCGGTCGCCCACGTCAGTTGTACACAGGCGCAGCACGCCGCGATTTTGTGGCAACCGACAAACGCTGATTTTTTGAAAATTGAAAACGTCAAGCAGTCTGAAAACATTTTTCAGGCTGCTTTTTTGTTATTTTGTTACAATTTAAGCTGTCTGAAACCACCCGATGAGTTTGCCATGTCTGTGTTATTGTCTGCCCTTGGTTTTGCGTTAAGCGTGACTTTGCCCAATATTTTGTTGTTGGTTTTGGGCAAAATTTTGTATCTGAAAAAAATGATTACCCATGATTTTTGCCATTGCGCTGCCGAATTGGTGTTTAAATGTGCCTTGCCTTTGTTGCTGTTTATCAATTTGGTGAGCATGAAAATGGACTACATGGCACAAGCCAAATTGGTGGCGGCTGGGGCAATCAGCACCGTGGGTTTGTATGTGTTGGCGGAAATTTATGCGTATTTTCGCATTCCTGAAATGCGCGATAAGGGGGTGTTTGTACAGGGGGTTTTTCGCAGCAATTTGGGGATTGCGGGCTTGGCTTTTGTGCAAAATGCTTATGGCGCAGAAGGCGTGGCAACGGCGGCGGTGTATTTGGGTTTGATTACGATTTTGTTGAACATTTTGTCGGTTATGGCATTGAGTCGCACGCAAAACCAATCGCTGCCTGAAAAAATCAAAAGCATTTTGGGCAAAATCATCAGCAATCCTTTGATTGTGGCGATTGTGATTGCTTTAACGCTCAATATGTTGCATTTCAGGCTGCCTGAATTTGTGTTGCAAACGTTCCGTTATTTGGCGCACATTGCCCTGCCACTTGCGCTGATTTGCGCGGGGGCAACTTTTGACTGGCAAAGCATACGCAAAATGTCCGATGTGTCGCTGCAAGCCAGCGTGGGGCGATTGGTGCTTGCGCCTGTGTTTGCGGTGTTGGTGGGCTATGCGTTTGGTTTTCGTGGCTTGGAAATGGGGATTTTGTTTTTGATGACCGCCACGCCCGTTGCTGCTGCCAGCTACATCATGGCAAAAGCCATGGGGGGCAACGATGTTGCCGCCGCCAACATCATGGGCATTACCACGTTTGGCGCGATGTTTTCAGCCAGCATAGGTGTGGCGGTGTTGCGTGGCGTGGGTTTGATGTAAAAGCTTTTTCGTGGGCGCATACGGTAGATGATAATGCAAGTCGTGCCTTTGGCGACCGACTTTTTAAAAAAGTACGCTTAAAAAACATTTTCAGGCAGTCTGAAAACACGATAAAATCATTTTTTATTTGTCAAATTGATTTTCAGGCTGCCTGAAAAATCACACACAGAAAGCAGAAATAGAACATGACCACCGAAACCCGATTCACGCCTCCCCCCTTTGCCAACCACAGCCCCCAAACATGGTATCAAGCCGCCGCGCAACACCCCGCTTTCATCAAAGACAACGCCCAAGCCAAAGCCATTGAACACCTAGACCGCCTGTGGACAGAACTGATGATGTTCAAACGCAAACGCAACCGCTTTTTGGGACGCAGCTTGCGCTCGCCCGATGTGCCAACAGGCTTGTATTTTTACGGTGGCGTGGGGCGCGGCAAAAGTTTTCTGATGGACGCATTTTTCGGCTGCCTGCCCTACAATCGCAAACGCCGCGTACACTTTCACGCATTCATGGCAGAAATCCACCAGCGCATGCGCAACAAACGCAGCGAAGCCGACCCACTCAAAGCCGTAGCCAAAGACATCGCCACCGAAACGCGCGTATTGTGCTTTGACGAATTTCACGTCAGCGACATTGCCGATGCGATGATTTTGGGGCGTTTGCTGGAAAACCTGTTTGCCGAAGGCGTGGTGTTGGTGGCAACGTCCAACTATGCGCCGTCTGAATTGTATCCGCAAGGGCAAAATCGCAGCAGTTTTCTGCCCACCATCGCCTTGATTGAAAAGAAATTGACCGTGCTGAATGTGGACGGTGGCGAAGATTATCGCATGCGAACACTCACACCAGCCGAAGTGTTCTACATTCCCAATAATGCGGAAAATGAAGCGAAATTGGCGGATTTGTTCAACAAATTGGCGGGCAAAGACGACAGGCAGCCTGAAAAAATCATCATTCACGAACGCGAATTGACTTGCAAAGGTCGCACCAATCGCGTGATTTGGTTTGATTTTCGCACTTTGTGTTTTGGCACGCGCTCGCAAGCCGATTATTTGTGGCTGGCTGAACACTACACCCACGTTCTGATTTCAGGCGTGGAAAAAATGACCCCCAACGAAAAAAACGAAGCACGGCGTTTAACCTTGCTGGCAGACGTGTTTTACGATTACCGCGTGAAATTGTGTTTGACTTCGCAAGTGCCTATGGACGAACTTTACACCGAAGGCGATTTTGCCCATGAATTTGTCCGCACCGTCAGCCGTTTGGTGGAAATGCAATCGGAAGATTATTTGGCATTGCCGCATTTGAAATTGAAATAATCTTTCAGGCAGCTTGAAAGTGAAAAATGGCTTTCAGGCTGCCTGAATCTTCCCTCAACCCCTTCACTTGAAAGACACACCATGTCCGAACCCGAAAAAGCCCCAATCAGTACCGACTATCTCTTCCGCGCCGATGAAGATTGGTTCAGCCACAATTTGGTGGGATTAGAACCGCTATTCCAAACATTCCGCCCACAACGCATTTTGGAAATTGGCTCATACCAAGGGCGCAGCACCTGCTATTTCATTGAAAAAGCCATGCAATTTCATCAAAATATGGAAATTTATTGCATAGACACATGGCAAGGCGGCGCAGAACACATCGGCAGACACGATATGAACGAAGCCGAAATGCTGTTTAACCACAATATGACGGTGGCTGCTGCACGTTTCCCCAGCGCACAAATCCAAAAAATCAAAGGCTTATCGCACGATATGCTGATTCAACTGCTGGCACAAGGCAAACAAGGCTATTTTGATTTTGTGTATGTGGACGGCTCGCACGAAGCCCCCGATGTGCTGCTGGACGCTTTGTTGGCACACAAATTGTGCAAAATCAGTGGCATCATCGCCTTTGACGATTATTTGTGGTCGCCCAAACCGCCAACAGAAGAAGACCACTATCTGCTGGTCAAACCTGCTGTTGACCATTATGTGAACACCTTTCAGCGCAAGGTTCATGTTTTGCAAAAATTGCCCAGTTATCAACTGTATGTGCAAAAATTGGCAGATTAAGCGCGTTCAGGCAGCCTGAAACGGAACATCATCATGAAAACACCATATGTGGCATTGCTGGGCAGCTTGATTTGTGCCAACGCACTGGCTGCCCCTATGCAAGGCATTCATTTTAAACACAAAGACTGGGAAACCGCTTGCGACAACACAGGTACTTGCCGCGTGGCGGGCTATCATCACGAATCGGAATACGACAAGCGGATTTCGGTGCTGTTTACGCGCATGGCGGGTTCGTCAGCCGTTTCGGGCGAATTGAGTTATGCAGGCGAATCTGTGCAACAAAAAACCATCAACCTATTGATTAATCAAAAAATCATCGGCAAACTGATTTTGCAACACGACAGCTATCGCCTTTCGCCCCAAATCGCGCAAATGGTGATTGCCGCCACCAAAGGACGCGACACGGTGCAAATCCAAGTAGGCAAAGAAATATTTACATTGTCCAATGCGGGCGCGGCGGCAGTTTGGTTGAAAGCCGATGAATTTCAACAATTTGGTAAACTCAAACCGCAGCCCAAACCCCTTATCAAAAAAGCCCAAACCGTTTCAGGCAGCCTGAAAACGAGCGGAGCCAGTTTCGCCAAAATCAATTCCGCCGAACAAAATCAAATCCGCCAACTGTTGCGCAGCAAATTGGACAGTGAAACTTGCCATTTCTTGCACGAAAACACCGAAGCGATTGCGCTGTATCGTTTAAATTCACAAAATCTTTTGGCAGAAACAATCTGTTGGCGTGGTGCATACAATGAAGGTTTACTGGCTGTGGTCTTGGACAACTCACGCAAAACCATCCGCCAAGTCGTTACCCTACACGCAACAGATTACAATAATGGCGAAATTCATGGCGGACACAAAAGTCGCGGTATAGGCGATTGTTGGTCGGGCGAAACCCACGTTTGGGACGGCAAGCGTTTTATCCAAACCCAAGAATATTCAACGGGTATGTGTCGCGGTTTTGCAGGTGGCGCGTGGCATTTGCCGACTTTGGTAAGCGATGTGAAATAAGGTTTCAGGCTGCCTGAAAAACGCACAACGAAAGAAACAATATGAAATACAAAGACCTACGCGAATTCATTCAAATCCTTGAACAACAAGGCAAACTCAAACGCATCACCGCACCCGTGTCGCCCTATTTGGAAATCACCGAAATCAGCGACCGCGTTTTGCGTGCTGGCGGAGCGGCTTTGTTGTTTGAAAACGTGGTCAAAGCAGACGGCACCAAATATCCCTACCCCGTTTTGGCAAATTTGTTTGGCACCACCGAGCGCGTTGCCATGGGCATGGGCGCAAGCGACATCAGCCAATTACGCGAAATCGGCAAAACCTTGGCATATTTGAAAGAACCCGAGCCGCCCAAAGGCGTGAAAGACGCATTCAGCAAATTGCCCTTGCTCAAAGACATTTGGAGCATGGCACCGAATATCGTCAAAAATGCCCCTTGCCAAGAAATTGTTTTAGAAGGGGAAAATGTGAATTTATACGATTTGCCGATTCAGCATTGTTGGGCGGGCGATGTTGCGCCATTGGTAACGTGGGGCTTGACCGTAACGCGCGGTTACAATAAAAAACGCCAAAATCTCGGCATTTACAGGCAGCAATTATTGGGCAAAAACAAGCTGATTATGCGTTGGTTGGCACATCGCGGCGGCGCATTGGATTTTCAGGAACACAAACGCCTGTTCCCCGACCAGCCCTACCCTGTTTCGGTGGTATTGGGTTGCGACCCTGCCACCATTTTGGGCGCAGTAACGCCCGTTCCCGACAC is a genomic window containing:
- a CDS encoding AEC family transporter → MSVLLSALGFALSVTLPNILLLVLGKILYLKKMITHDFCHCAAELVFKCALPLLLFINLVSMKMDYMAQAKLVAAGAISTVGLYVLAEIYAYFRIPEMRDKGVFVQGVFRSNLGIAGLAFVQNAYGAEGVATAAVYLGLITILLNILSVMALSRTQNQSLPEKIKSILGKIISNPLIVAIVIALTLNMLHFRLPEFVLQTFRYLAHIALPLALICAGATFDWQSIRKMSDVSLQASVGRLVLAPVFAVLVGYAFGFRGLEMGILFLMTATPVAAASYIMAKAMGGNDVAAANIMGITTFGAMFSASIGVAVLRGVGLM
- the zapE gene encoding cell division protein ZapE, yielding MTTETRFTPPPFANHSPQTWYQAAAQHPAFIKDNAQAKAIEHLDRLWTELMMFKRKRNRFLGRSLRSPDVPTGLYFYGGVGRGKSFLMDAFFGCLPYNRKRRVHFHAFMAEIHQRMRNKRSEADPLKAVAKDIATETRVLCFDEFHVSDIADAMILGRLLENLFAEGVVLVATSNYAPSELYPQGQNRSSFLPTIALIEKKLTVLNVDGGEDYRMRTLTPAEVFYIPNNAENEAKLADLFNKLAGKDDRQPEKIIIHERELTCKGRTNRVIWFDFRTLCFGTRSQADYLWLAEHYTHVLISGVEKMTPNEKNEARRLTLLADVFYDYRVKLCLTSQVPMDELYTEGDFAHEFVRTVSRLVEMQSEDYLALPHLKLK
- a CDS encoding class I SAM-dependent methyltransferase, which gives rise to MSEPEKAPISTDYLFRADEDWFSHNLVGLEPLFQTFRPQRILEIGSYQGRSTCYFIEKAMQFHQNMEIYCIDTWQGGAEHIGRHDMNEAEMLFNHNMTVAAARFPSAQIQKIKGLSHDMLIQLLAQGKQGYFDFVYVDGSHEAPDVLLDALLAHKLCKISGIIAFDDYLWSPKPPTEEDHYLLVKPAVDHYVNTFQRKVHVLQKLPSYQLYVQKLAD
- a CDS encoding DUF1176 domain-containing protein yields the protein MKTPYVALLGSLICANALAAPMQGIHFKHKDWETACDNTGTCRVAGYHHESEYDKRISVLFTRMAGSSAVSGELSYAGESVQQKTINLLINQKIIGKLILQHDSYRLSPQIAQMVIAATKGRDTVQIQVGKEIFTLSNAGAAAVWLKADEFQQFGKLKPQPKPLIKKAQTVSGSLKTSGASFAKINSAEQNQIRQLLRSKLDSETCHFLHENTEAIALYRLNSQNLLAETICWRGAYNEGLLAVVLDNSRKTIRQVVTLHATDYNNGEIHGGHKSRGIGDCWSGETHVWDGKRFIQTQEYSTGMCRGFAGGAWHLPTLVSDVK